A region of the Paracoccus pantotrophus genome:
ATCAAGGTGCCGGACGGGCCGCTGACCTCGCGGCTGCAGAACATCCAGCCGGGCGACCAGATCATCCTGCGCCCCAAGCCTGTGGGCACGCTGGTGCTGGACGCGCTCCTGCCCGGCAAGCGGCTGTGGTTCCTGGCCACCGGCACCGGCATCGCGCCCTTTGCCAGCCTGATGCGCGACCCCGAGACCTATGAGCGCTACGAGCAGGTGGTGATGATGCATACCTGCCGCACCGCCGACGAGCTGGCCTATGGCCGCGAACTGGTCCAGAACCTGCGCCACGACCCGCTCTTGGGCGAGCTTTACGGCGAGGAATTCGCCAGCCGGCTGCTGTATTACCCGACGACGACGCGGGAAGCGACGCAATACACGGGCCGGATCACCGACAACCTGACCTCGGGCAAGGTGTTCGCCGACCTGAACCTGCCGCCAATGGATGCGGCAAATGACCGCGCCATGATCTGCGGCAGCCTGGCCTTCAACACCGATGTGAAGGCGGTACTGGAAGGCTTCGGCCTGCGCGAGGGCGCCAACAGCGATCCCAAGGAGTTCGTGGTCGAGAAGGCCTTCGTCGGCGACGGCATCTGACGCCGCAGCCGGGGGCTTTGCGCCCCCGGACCCCCGCAGGATATTTGGACAAGAAAGAAGCCCGGCGTTGACAGTTCGCCGGGCGACGCCCATGTTCCGGCGCCGAATCAAGCGAAGGAATCTTCATGCCCGTCGTCGTCGTTGAATCACCGGCCAAGGCCAAAACGATCAACAAATACCTGGGCGACGACTATACGGTTCTGGCCTCGTTCGGGCATGTGCGCGACCTGCCGCCCAAGGATGGCAGCGTCGATCCTGAGGCGGATTTCGCCATGAAATGGGAAGTGGCCTCGGAATCCAGGAAGCACGTCAAGGCGATCAAGGATGCGCTGGCCTCGGACCCGAAGCTGATCCTGGCCACCGACCCCGACCGCGAGGGCGAGGCGATCTCCTGGCACCTGCTGGAGACACTGGCGCCGGCGCTGAAGAAGGGCGCCGAGGTCAGCCGCGTCACCTTCAACGCCATCACCAGGAATGCCGTGACCGAGGCCATGGCCAATCCGCGCCAGATCGACCAGCCGCTGGTCGATGCCTATCTGGCGCGCCGGGCGCTGGACTACCTGGTCGGCTTCAACCTGTCGCCGGTCCTGTGGCGCAAGCTGCCGGGCGCCAAGTCGGCGGGCCGGGTGCAGTCGGTCGCCCTGCGCATCATCGTCGACCGGGAAATGGAGATCGAGGCCTTCAAGGCCCGCGAATACTGGTCGGTCCATGCCCGGCTGGCGACGCCGCGCGGCGACGAATACGATGCGACCATGACTGTCTTCGGCGGCAAGAAGCTGGAACGCTTCGACATCGCCACCGAGGAGCAGGCGAAGCTCGCCGTGGCCGCGATCACCTCGCGCGACCTGAGCGTCGCCAGCGTCGCCGCCAAGCCCGCCAGCCGCAATCCCTGGCCGCCCTTCATGACCTCGACCCTGCAGCAGGAGGCCAGCCGCAAGCTGGGCCTTGGCGCCCGGGCCTGCATGTCGGCGGCGCAGCGGCTCTACGAGGCGGGCCACATCACCTATATGCGGACCGACGGCATCGACATGGCGCCCGAGGCGGTGATGGCGGTGCGCGATGCCATCAAGGCGCGGTTCGGGGCGGAATACCTGCCGAAATCGCCGCGCATGTACAAGAACAAGGCCAAGAACGCGCAGGAAGCGCATGAATGTATCCGGCCGACCGACATGATGCTGTCGCCGGACCGCCTTCCTGTCGCCGACAAGGACCAGAAGGCGCTTTACGACCTGATCTGGAAGCGGACCCTGGCCAGCCAGATGGAATCGGCCCGCATGGAGCGCACCACGGTCGAGCTTGCCTCGGCCGACGGGCAGGTGGGCCTGCGCGCCAATGGCCAGGTGATGCTGTTCGACGGCTTCCTGCGGGTCTATGATCAGGGCCGCGACGACGAGGAGGACGAGGACGGCCGCCGCCTGCCGCTTATCCACGAGGGTGAGACGGCCGATAAGCGCGCGGTCACCCCCGAGCAGCATTTCACCCAGGCCCCGCCGCGCTATACCGAGGCCACGCTGGTCAAGCGCATGGAGGAACTGGGGATCGGCCGGCCCTCGACCTATGCCTCGATCATCGGCACGATCCAGGACCGCGACTATGTCCGCAAGGAGCAGAACCGCCTGATCCCCGAGGACAAGGGCCGGCTGGTCACCATCTTCCTGCAGAAATACTTCCCGCGCTATGTCAGCTACGACTTCACCGCCAACCTGGAGGGGGAGCTCGACGACATCTCCTCGGGCGAGCGCGCCTATCGCGAGGTGTTGCGCCGTTTCTGGCGGGATTTCACCGCCGCGCTGGAGGGCACCAGCGAGCTGCGCATCTCCGAGGTGCTGGAGGCGATCGACGAGGCGCTGGCGCCGCATCTCTACCCGCCGCGGCCCGACGGGTCGGATCCGCGCGAATGCCCGCTGTGCCACAAGGGACGGCTGCATCTGAAGACGGCGCGCTCGGG
Encoded here:
- a CDS encoding ferredoxin--NADP reductase — its product is MTLDLSVDLAAKPAKTLPDAQTVTSVRHWTDRLFSFRVTRPASLRFRSGEFVMIGLPDDNGKPILRAYSIASPNWDEELEFYSIKVPDGPLTSRLQNIQPGDQIILRPKPVGTLVLDALLPGKRLWFLATGTGIAPFASLMRDPETYERYEQVVMMHTCRTADELAYGRELVQNLRHDPLLGELYGEEFASRLLYYPTTTREATQYTGRITDNLTSGKVFADLNLPPMDAANDRAMICGSLAFNTDVKAVLEGFGLREGANSDPKEFVVEKAFVGDGI
- the topA gene encoding type I DNA topoisomerase, giving the protein MPVVVVESPAKAKTINKYLGDDYTVLASFGHVRDLPPKDGSVDPEADFAMKWEVASESRKHVKAIKDALASDPKLILATDPDREGEAISWHLLETLAPALKKGAEVSRVTFNAITRNAVTEAMANPRQIDQPLVDAYLARRALDYLVGFNLSPVLWRKLPGAKSAGRVQSVALRIIVDREMEIEAFKAREYWSVHARLATPRGDEYDATMTVFGGKKLERFDIATEEQAKLAVAAITSRDLSVASVAAKPASRNPWPPFMTSTLQQEASRKLGLGARACMSAAQRLYEAGHITYMRTDGIDMAPEAVMAVRDAIKARFGAEYLPKSPRMYKNKAKNAQEAHECIRPTDMMLSPDRLPVADKDQKALYDLIWKRTLASQMESARMERTTVELASADGQVGLRANGQVMLFDGFLRVYDQGRDDEEDEDGRRLPLIHEGETADKRAVTPEQHFTQAPPRYTEATLVKRMEELGIGRPSTYASIIGTIQDRDYVRKEQNRLIPEDKGRLVTIFLQKYFPRYVSYDFTANLEGELDDISSGERAYREVLRRFWRDFTAALEGTSELRISEVLEAIDEALAPHLYPPRPDGSDPRECPLCHKGRLHLKTARSGGAFIGCSMYPDCRFTRPISSPDADMVGDTVLGVDQGDEISLKNGRFGPYVQRGEATAEQPKPPRASIPKGWDLASVDLERALALLSLPREIGLHPEDGVPVEAGIGRYGPYVKHGAKYANLPDVDEVFTIGMNRAVEVLASKQVRGRAAAAAPLAELGEHPEGGPVQVMSGRYGPYVKWGKVNATLPRDLEPGAVTLERALELIAEKAAKSGKKPAKKAAAKKPAEKKTAAKKPAAAKAKKAG